A stretch of Anoplopoma fimbria isolate UVic2021 breed Golden Eagle Sablefish chromosome 4, Afim_UVic_2022, whole genome shotgun sequence DNA encodes these proteins:
- the klb gene encoding beta-klotho, with protein sequence MLNHPSPPTLQCFLLTLLLLACGWNKAACSLGDGRRIWQQPKQDLILKDQSFLHDTFPSGFLWGSGTSALQTEGAWDQEGKGPSIWDHFTHSNVNDEFATETADVASDSYTRWNKDVEALEYLGVRSYSFSLSWPRLFPDGNAKGRPNTAAVEHYSRLIERLLEKKIEPIVTLHHWDLPQVLQERYGGWKNDTLVGLFEEYAAFCFSTFGSRVRYWLTMHNPYLVAVQGYGTGVHAPGETGGPTGFLIVAHNLIRAHAKAWHTYNTHFRPAQKGKVSIVLGSHWVEPQRGQATAANVELCQQSMEAALGWFANPIFGDGDYPVSLKMKHGALLPTFSPDEKLWVQKTADFFALSFGPNNLRLGRSLVQYGQTVTPDLRRVLGWIKLEYGDPKVLVTEGGWFSEASVGKEDTVAIYLMKRFINQVLQAIKFDGVQVFGYSAWSLVDGFEWNYGYTVRRGLFYIDFSQPNRTRTPKTTAQYYRRVVTDNGFPRDKTSREIYGRFPCEFHWGIADSTLQVHFYPFSPQFTDHHLYSWNVTGDSSLRPVPGVRMQTGRAQCTDYLAIRGHLRLFASTGASHYRFALNWSLILPQGDLSNVNTEALRYYRCVLTELKKLDLEAAVILYYPTHRAPNLGLPGPLQAAGGWLNYSTVEAFQVYAALCYQQLGSWVPYWITINEPNRLIDFYSGWNEKQQAAHNLLLAHAKAWRLYEREHSGQQRALVSLALHADWAQPANPFVESHTAAAERFLLFELGRFLDPLLGTRYEEKHSKVDYPEEMKAYLEERARVIGLPGSPLPSFTEAEREELRGTLSFIALNHFTTRLVSPYPHSQGNFQQKQPPDHGCLILSDPTWPSSGLGQALVPRGLRNILNWVSQRYGGALPIIVTASGVDDQAPVEDKLRQHFLRSYLQEALKARQLDRVNLQGFYVWKLQDRHAPQFGLFTSTHHQSKAKASIAVYREIITQGGFPEDHSMQTCRRSVLHQPCSVCAWMFKNKAMLVFAGCLMITAVMLAALVIFVTFTKRNQARGRGRGAKSRRRREGVPVCSCPPVKC encoded by the exons ATGCTGAACCACCCTTCTCCTCCCACTCTACAGTGCTTCTTACTCACCCTCCTGTTGTTGGCGTGTGGTTGGAACAAGGCAGCCTGCTCTCTTGGAGATGGCAGGAGGATTTGGCAGCAGCCTAAGCAGGATCTCATCCTCAAAGACCAGTCTTTCCTTCATGACACCTTCCCTTCAGGTTTCCTTTGGGGTTCGGGGACGTCTGCCCTCCAGACAGAGGGAGCCTGGGATCAGGAGGGGAAAGGCCCATCCATCTGGGACCATTTCACCCACTCCAATGTCAATGATGAATTTGCAACAGAGACTGCCGATGTGGCGAGTGACAGCTACACTCGCTGGAACAAAGATGTGGAGGCACTGGAGTATCTTGGTGTAAGATCatactctttctctctctcctggccCAGACTCTTTCCCGATGGGAATGCTAAAGGTCGGCCCAATACAGCTGCTGTGGAGCATTACAGCCGTCTCATAGAGAGGCTCCTGGAGAAGAAAATTGAGCCAATTGTCACCCTCCATCACTGGGACCTGCCACAAGTCCTGCAGGAGCGCTATGGAGGATGGAAAAATGACACACTGGTGGGACTGTTTGAGGAATACGCTGCCTTTTGTTTCAGCACATTTGGGAGTCGGGTTCGGTACTGGCTCACAATGCATAATCCATACCTGGTGGCCGTGCAGGGCTATGGGACAGGTGTGCACGCTCCTGGAGAAACAGGGGGTCCCACTGGCTTTCTCATCGTGGCCCACAACCTGATCAGG GCACATGCCAAAGCATGGCACACCTACAACACCCACTTCCGTCCAGCTCAGAAGGGTAAAGTATCCATTGTTTTGGGGTCCCACTGGGTTGAGCCTCAAAGAGGCCAAGCCACAGCTGCTAATGTTGAACTCTGCCAGCAGTCAATGGAAGCTGCCCTTGGCTGGTTTGCTAATCCCATCTTTGGTGATGGGGACTACCCAGTCTCTTTAAAAATGAAGCACGGGGCGCTCTTGCCCACATTCTCCCCTGATGAGAAGCTCTGGGTGCAGAAAACAGCTGACTTTTTTGCTCTGTCCTTCGGGCCTAACAACCTCCGTCTGGGCCGGAGCCTCGTCCAGTATGGGCAGACTGTGACCCCAGACCTGAGGCGCGTACTGGGCTGGATAAAGCTGGAGTATGGGGACCCGAAGGTGCTGGTGACTGAGGGAGGCTGGTTTTCTGAAGCCAGTGTGGGAAAAGAGGATACAGTGGCCATTTACCTGATGAAGAGGTTTATCAACCAGGTCCTGCAAG CCATCAAGTTTGATGGGGTGCAGGTGTTTGGCTATTCTGCCTGGTCACTGGTGGATGGATTTGAGTGGAACTATGGCTACACCGTTAGGCGAGGCCTATTCTACATCGATTTCAGCCAACCAAACCGAACCAGGACCCCCAAGACCACTGCTCAGTACTACAGGCGTGTTGTCACTGACAATGGTTTCCCCAGAGACAAAACCTCCAGAGAGATCTACGGCCGTTTCCCCTGCGAATTTCACTGGGGTATTGCTGACTCCACTTTACAG GTCCACTTCTACCCTTTCTCACCACAGTTTACCGACCACCATTTGTACAGCTGGAACGTGACAGGAGACAGTTCGTTGCGTCCAGTCCCAGGGGTGAGGATGCAAACCGGACGAGCCCAGTGCACGGACTACTTGGCCATTCGTGGTCATCTTCGCCTGTTTGCGTCCACCGGGGCATCTCACTACCGCTTTGCTCTAAATTGGTCTCTGATTTTACCCCAGGGAGACCTCTCTAACGTGAACACCGAAGCTCTGAG GTACTACCGCTGTGTTCTGACCGAGCTCAAGAAGCTGGACCTGGAGGCTGCCGTTATTCTCTACTACCCCACACACAGAGCTCCAAATCTAGGTTTGCCTGGGCCACTGCAAGCTGCTGGTGGTTGGCTCAACTACAGCACAGTGGAGGCCTTTCAGGTATACGCAGCACTGTGCTACCAGCAGCTGGGGTCCTGGGTTCCATACTGGATCACCATCAATGAGCCAAACAGACTGATAGATTTTTATTCAGGTTGGAACGAGAAGCAGCAGGCAGCTCATAACCTTCTTCTGGCTCACGCTAAAGCCTGGAGGCTGTACGAGAGGGAACATTCGGGTCAACAGAGAGCACTGGTATCACTTGCGTTACATGCCGACTGGGCCCAACCTGCAAACCCCTTCGTTGAATCACATacggcagcagcagagagattcCTTTTGTTTGAGCTTGGTCGGTTCTTAGACCCATTGCTTGGGACTAGATATGAGGAGAAGCATAGCAAGGTGGACTATCCAGAAGAAATGAAGGCATACCTGGAGGAGAGGGCTCGAGTAATAGGCCTCCCTGGATCCCCTCTTCCTAGCTTTACTGAGGCTGAGAGGGAGGAGCTCAGAGGGACATTGAGCTTTATCGCTCTGAACCATTTTACCACCCGTTTGGTCTCTCCATATCCCCACTCACAGGGGAATTTTCAGCAGAAACAACCTCCCGACCACGGCTGTCTGATCCTTTCTGATCCCACCTGGCCCTCCTCCGGCCTGGGGCAGGCTCTCGTACCCCGGGGCCTGCGGAACATCCTGAACTGGGTGAGCCAGAGATATGGAGGGGCTCTACCTATCATTGTCACAGCCAGTGGGGTTGATGATCAGGCTCCTGTGGAGGACAAACTTAGGCAACACTTTCTCAGGAGTTATCTGCAGGAGGCCTTAAAAG CTCGCCAATTAGATAGAGTCAACCTGCAGGGCTTCTACGTGTGGAAACTGCAAGATCGACATGCCCCCCAGTTTGGCCTCTTCACCTCCACCCACCATCAATCCAAAGCCAAAGCCTCCATCGCTGTCTACAGAGAAATCATCACTCAAGGCGGTTTCCCTGAGGATCACTCCATGCAGACCTGCAGGCGTAGTGTGCTGCATCAACCTTGCTCTGTCTGTGCATGGATGTTCAAGAACAAAGCCATGTTGGTCTTTGCAGGTTGCCTCATGATAACAGCTGTAATGTTGGCAGCACTTGTCATCTTTGTCACCTTCACCAAGAGAAACCAAgcaagagggagagggaggggggcgAAAAGTCGGAGAAGAAGGGAAGGAGTTCCTGTATGCTCATGTCCACCTGTTAAGTGCTAA
- the ube2ka gene encoding ubiquitin-conjugating enzyme E2Ka (UBC1 homolog, yeast): MANIAVQRIKREFKEVLKSEETSKNQIKVDLVDENFTELKGEIAGPPDTPYEGGRYQLEIKIPETYPFNPPKVRFITNIWHPNISSVTGAICLDILKDQWAAAMTLRTVLLSLQALLAAAEPDDPQDAVVANQYKQNPEMFKQTARLWSHVYAGAPVSSPEYTRKIEKLCAMGFDKKAVIVALSSKSWDVETATELLLSN, translated from the exons ATGGCCAACATCGCGGTTCAGAGGATAAAACGGGAGTTCAAGGAGGTGCTCAAGAGCGAAGAG ACGAGCAAAAACCAGATAAAGGTGGATCTGGTGGATGAGAACTTCACAGAACTGAAAGGGGAGATAGCAGGGCCGCCTGACACGCCATATGAAG GAGGTAGATATCAACTAGAAATTAAAATTCCAGAGACGTATCCATTCAATCCACCAAAG GTGCGGTTTATCACGAATATCTGGCATCCCAACATCAGCTCAGTCACAGGTGCAATATGTCTGGACATTCTCAAAGACCAGTG GGCAGCAGCTATGACACTGAGGACAGTCCTCCTGTCGCTGCAAGCCTTATTGGCAGCTGCAGAACCAGATGATCCACAAGACGCCGTGGTAGCCAATCAG TACAagcagaacccagagatgttcaAACAGACAGCGAGGCTCTGGTCTCATGTCTATGCAGGCGCTCCCGTCTCAAGTCCGGAGTACACGCGCAAAATAGAAAAACTCTGTGCCATGGGCTTTGACAAA AAAGCAGTAATAGTGGCGTTGTCGTCGAAATCCTGGGACGTGGAGACAGCGACAGAGTTACTGCTCAGTAACTGA